In Aminobacterium sp. MB27-C1, a single genomic region encodes these proteins:
- a CDS encoding GNAT family N-acetyltransferase, which produces MDFRLANIRDLSKLKAVYGNIIDNMSRNNTNLGRIYPCELFSDDIENNRLFLLVEEHDDIVAAFASCESNSGESYVKWENDHDKALYLDRFGVNDYSKRGIGSNMLKHVTALTKQKNAKYLRLFVVDINKPAINLYVKNGFRKVDGIYETEYALCKEVLYMANEDKKDFNAMLNDNKDMPKFQTITDHKSIEKYGGDRIVFRSAY; this is translated from the coding sequence ATGGATTTTAGATTGGCTAATATTAGAGACTTATCGAAACTCAAAGCAGTGTATGGAAACATAATTGATAATATGAGCAGAAACAATACTAATTTGGGACGAATCTATCCGTGCGAGCTTTTTAGCGATGATATTGAAAATAATCGCCTTTTTTTATTGGTCGAGGAGCATGATGATATAGTTGCAGCGTTTGCATCATGTGAATCAAATTCTGGAGAAAGTTATGTTAAATGGGAAAATGACCATGACAAGGCATTATATCTTGACCGCTTTGGAGTTAATGATTATTCAAAACGGGGAATTGGCAGTAACATGCTTAAGCATGTTACTGCGCTCACTAAGCAGAAGAACGCTAAATATTTAAGGCTTTTTGTTGTGGATATAAATAAACCAGCTATAAATTTATATGTAAAAAACGGATTTAGGAAGGTAGATGGAATTTATGAAACAGAATATGCTTTGTGTAAGGAGGTGCTGTATATGGCCAATGAGGATAAAAAAGATTTTAATGCAATGCTAAATGACAACAAAGATATGCCTAAATTTCAGACGATCACCGACCATAAGAGCATTGAAAAGTATGGCGGGGACAGAATTGTATTTCGCTCCGCCTATTGA